One window of Daphnia carinata strain CSIRO-1 chromosome 7, CSIRO_AGI_Dcar_HiC_V3, whole genome shotgun sequence genomic DNA carries:
- the LOC130699419 gene encoding aromatic-L-amino-acid decarboxylase-like, translating into MNAQQFRAAAHEMIDFIIDYLENIRSRRVLPTVQPGYIREMIPEAAPERGEPWQAIFQDIERIIMPGVTHWHSPHFHAYFPTGNSWPAILADMLSDAIGCIGFSWIASPACTDLEVVMMDWLGQLLGLPSQFLACSGGTGGGVIQGTASEATLVALLAAKSKAIKRLKLMDSNIDESQIVGNLLAYSSDQSHSSVERAGILAGVRVRLLQTDEFFSLRGETLKLAMEEDRAKGFIPFFVTATLGTTPSCAFDDLSEIGSVCQEFQNIWLHVDAAYAGSAFICDEYRHYLNGLEMADSFNFNPHKWLLINFDCSAMWLKNANDVVDAFNVDPLYLKHDRQGQAPDYRHWQIPLGRRFRSLKLWFVMRSYGAEGLRGHIRQQIQLANEFHQLVAKDDRFEIPVPPAMGLVCFRMKGENSRNEALLKRINDSGRIHMVPAKLRGQFVLRLAVCSRYTESRDIVYAWQEVSSQADNLMGQPELL; encoded by the exons ATGAACGCGCAACAATTTCGAGCTGCCGCCCACGAAATGATCGACTTTATCATCGACTATCTGGAAAACATACGTAGCAG GCGTGTTCTACCAACAGTTCAGCCTGGTTACATACGGGAAATGATTCCTGAAGCTGCTCCGGAACGCGGGGAGCCGTGGCAGGCCATTTTCCAGGACATTGAACGCATCATTATGCCTGGA GTTACGCATTGGCATTCTCCTCATTTTCACGCTTATTTCCCGACGGGAAACTCTTGGCCGGCTATTCTGGCTGACATGTTGAGCGACGCTATCGGCTGCATTGGTTTTTCATGG ATTGCGAGTCCTGCTTGCACTGACCTGGAAGTAGTCATGATGGATTGGCTGGGACAATTATTAGGTTTACCCTCTCAGTTCCTTGCTTGTTCCGGGGGTACAGGAGGTGGGGTAATTCAG GGAACAGCAAGTGAAGCTACACTTGTAGCTCTCTTGGCGGCCAAATCCAAAGCCATTAAACGTTTGAAGTTAATGGACTCAAACATCGATGAAAGCCAAATCGTTGGTAATCTGTTGGCCTATTCGTCAG ACCAGTCTCATTCGTCGGTAGAAAGGGCTGGTATTCTGGCCGGCGTTCGTGTTCGTCTTCTTCAGACTGACGAATTTTTCAGTCTGCGGGGAGAAACTCTCAAATTGGCCATGGAAGAAGACAGAGCCAAAGGATTCATCCCTTTTTTC GTTACCGCAACTTTGGGTACCACTCCTTCCTGCGCTTTCGATGACCTTTCCGAGATTGGATCCGTTTGCCAAGAGTTCCAGAACATTTGGCTCCACGTTGACGCCGCATACGCTG GCTCAGCATTCATTTGTGACGAATATCGTCATTATTTAAACGGCCTTGAAATGGCTGACTCTTTCAACTTTAATCCACACAAATGGCTATTAATCAATTTCGACTGTTCCGCCATGTG GTTGAAAAATGCCAATGACGTGGTGGATGCTTTCAACGTGGACCCTTTGTACCTGAAACATGATCGACAGGGACAAGCCCCAGATTACAGG CATTGGCAGATCCCCCTTGGCAGACGATTCCGTTCATTGAAGCTCTGGTTCGTCATGCGCTCTTACGGGGCAGAGGGCCTGCGGGGTCACATCCGCCAGCAGATTCAGCTGGCTAATGAATTCCACCAACTCGTTGCTAAAGATGACCGTTTCGAAATTCCTGTACCACCTGCCATGGGCCTTGTTTGCTTCCGTATGAAG ggagaaaacaGTCGGAACGAGGCACTACTGAAAAGAATTAACGACTCTGGACGCATACACATGGTACCGGCCAAACTTCGTGGACAATTTGTTCTCCGCTTAGCTGTCTGCTCTCGTTACACTGAATCACGCGATATCGTTTATGCTTGGCAAGAGGTCAGCAGTCAAGCCGACAATCTCATGGGCCAGCCAGAATTGCTGTAA
- the LOC130699412 gene encoding ileal sodium/bile acid cotransporter-like: protein MLCIMWSASSSSATCCSFLILALITFTVNGQNNQTLSSIETSPWQLVADPPKLERITERSPYTINLTLTYNGEHGDSSPKYVTSPQAFRFVVKVLMSNRQTVAFSKKQEIEFEWDDIVDANVSSKTLEITGQVIGYVSLDFVLDILPAKPLQRNDTIAFESVPVLSGYLVTVVRASDTLDTVFTIIMVIMAALNLINMGCALDMAIVKQSIIRPVGVIVGFISQFTFMPLVAFGVAMLIIPDSLMGFGLLVIGVCPGGIASNFWTLLLDGDVNLSITMTFVSSLAAMGMMPLWLWLLSGFFLPEGSSVQVPYVNMAISLILLTFPLGIGILIRRFKLPLAEFLTGKILKKFSIFFIIFIFALGFYSMSHIFILMDWILLAAGLAVTVSGFLFGAIFAWITRLNRPQIIAVSLETAMQNANIAFVLLKTTLPTPYSDIAALPAIAQIIMTTSILFIFLGINFSYKCYQKNCTEKEKVKEEIETISSSGYRNKGYCADHDTTVVNPL from the exons ATGTTGTGCATAATGTGGTCTGCGAGTTCTTCAAGTGCGACGTGTTGCTCCTTTCTTATTCTAGCCCTCATTACGTTTACAGTCAATGGTCAAAACAATCAAACGTTGTCCAGCATTGAAACTAGCCCATGGCAACTGGTCGCTGATCCTCCAAAGCTCGAAAGGATCACCGAAAGGTCTCCGTATACTATCAATTTAACTTTGACGTATAACGGAGAACACGGTGATTCATCCCCGAAATACGTTACATCACCGCAAGCTTTCCGGTTCGTCGTGAAAGTCTTGATGTCCAATCGTCAGACAGTGGCATTCAGTAAGAAACAGGAAATCGAGTTCGAATGGGACGACATTGTGGACGCTAATGTCAGCAGCAAAACCCTCGAAATCACTGGACAAGTCATTGGCTATGTCAGCCTCGACTTTGTCCTGGACATCTTACCAGCCAAGCCCCTCCAACGAAATGATACTATTGCTTTCGAGTCTGTTCCTGTTCTCTCTGGCTATTTAGTGACAGTGGTACGAGCCAGTGATACGCTGGATACCGTTTTCACCAt AATCATGGTTATCATGGCGGCGCTCAACTTGATAAACATGGGTTGCGCACTTGACATGGCCATCGTGAAGCAAAGTATTATCCGTCCAGTTGGAGTAATAGTTGGATTCATTTCTCAATTTACCTTTATGCCACTG GTTGCATTTGGTGTAGCCATGCTGATAATACCGGACTCCCTCATGGGTTTCGGACTGTTGGTGATTGGAGTTTGCCCTGGTGGCATAGCCTCTAATTTCTGGACGTTGCTTCTAGATGGTGATGTCAATCTCAGCATCACCATGACGTTTGTTTCATCCCTCGCCGCCATGG GAATGATGCCATTGTGGTTGTGGTTGCTGTCTGGATTTTTTTTACCGGAAGGCTCGTCCGTTCAAGTGCCTTATGTCAACATGGCCATTTCTTTAATTCTGTTGACATTCCCGTTAGGAATAGGAATTTTAATTCGTCGCTTCAAATTGCCACTTGCCGAATTTCTTACTGGCAAAATTCTCAAAAAATTCTCGATTTTCTTTATCATTTTCATCTTCGCG TTGGGCTTCTACAGTATGTCGCACATCTTCATTCTTATGGACTGGATCTTACTGGCAGCAGGGCTGGCAGTAACAGTGTCAGGTTTCCTATTTGGCGCCATTTTCGCCTGGATTACGCGCCTCAATCGTCCCCAGATTATAGCTGTTTCCTTAGAAACAGCTATGCAAAATGCTAATATCGCTTTCGTCCTACTGAAGACAACACTTCCGACGCCATACAGCGATATTGCTGCTCTACCAGCCATTGCCCAGATCATCATGACGACTTccattttgttcattttcttaGGTATTAACTTTTCGTACAAGTGCTATCAGAAAAACTGTacggaaaaagagaaagtaaaGGAGGAAATAGAAACAATAAGTTCCAGTGGGTATCGTAACAAAGGATATTGTGCTGACCATGACACTACAGTCGTCAATCCACTTTAA